The Methanohalophilus levihalophilus genome has a segment encoding these proteins:
- the rnhB gene encoding ribonuclease HII: protein MKVAGIDEAGKGPVIGPMCIGGVLTDEENLHSIKNLGVADSKKLSPKRREDLFLKIEKYASKTFVLEISPSQIDELRKIMTMNEITVMGFSKVLENLQPDTAYVDAADVKAERFGKKLTESYTVNVRKPLTVVSEHKADDKYPIVSAASIVAKVTRDRRIEELKKSIGKDFGSGYPSDRKTKDFLDNWVKENGSLPDFVRHSWKTAEQCLENK from the coding sequence ATGAAAGTAGCAGGAATTGACGAGGCCGGAAAGGGGCCGGTTATCGGCCCGATGTGTATTGGAGGAGTTCTGACAGATGAAGAAAATCTCCATTCAATAAAGAATCTTGGAGTTGCGGATTCCAAAAAACTAAGCCCTAAACGAAGAGAAGATCTTTTTCTCAAAATTGAAAAATATGCATCAAAGACTTTTGTTCTCGAAATTAGTCCATCCCAAATAGATGAATTGCGGAAAATAATGACCATGAATGAGATTACGGTGATGGGTTTTTCAAAGGTTCTTGAAAACTTACAACCTGATACTGCATACGTGGATGCCGCAGATGTTAAGGCAGAGCGTTTCGGGAAAAAACTTACCGAAAGTTATACGGTAAATGTGAGAAAGCCACTTACGGTTGTTTCCGAACACAAAGCAGATGATAAGTACCCCATTGTTTCTGCCGCTTCTATTGTTGCAAAAGTAACTCGCGACAGGCGTATTGAAGAGCTTAAGAAAAGTATTGGAAAAGATTTTGGAAGTGGGTATCCATCTGACAGGAAAACAAAAGATTTTCTTGATAACTGGGTTAAAGAAAATGGAAGCCTGCCCGATTTTGTCCGCCATTCCTGGAAGACTGCCGAGCAGTGCCTGGAAAACAAATAA
- a CDS encoding tyrosine-type recombinase/integrase, with amino-acid sequence MYLYYDEFLEECAARDLVPQTIATYRSNVGLFLLHLTQNGKDPLDIQMSDLRSFLVYLKNMDYTVGRQRRKGVAPATLKAYFTAISSFYDFLVWEKYIDSNPVPMFRKRYLKIKLQRGGENSRQVVSIPVMMELLERALLEKDIVAWAYMFFSAKTGMRKGELLAMNLADLDLEKMEFIVPGKAKRTNRRGFLDAETAYVLHQYLEWREPRARVDDALWISPEGFRMSRNGPYDLVTYYAQLIGIHNPDGPLIQKFTPHCFRHFFTTHLRRAGMSREFRMELRGDVTTKAMDDYDDIETEELRQAYLQYIPKLLRIDSKQSTLIPFAQEVSYVNPVGALGR; translated from the coding sequence ATGTATTTGTACTACGATGAATTCTTAGAAGAATGTGCAGCGAGGGATCTTGTTCCTCAAACCATCGCAACGTATCGAAGCAATGTAGGCCTTTTTCTCCTGCACTTAACGCAGAATGGAAAAGATCCTCTGGATATCCAGATGAGCGATTTGCGTTCATTCCTGGTATATCTCAAAAATATGGATTATACCGTCGGGCGCCAGAGACGCAAGGGAGTTGCTCCGGCAACCCTCAAGGCCTATTTTACAGCGATATCCTCTTTCTATGACTTCCTTGTGTGGGAAAAATACATAGACTCAAACCCTGTGCCGATGTTCCGGAAAAGATACCTCAAGATCAAACTGCAGAGAGGAGGAGAAAATAGCAGGCAAGTTGTCAGCATTCCCGTGATGATGGAACTCCTGGAACGTGCTCTTCTTGAGAAAGATATTGTAGCCTGGGCCTACATGTTCTTTTCAGCCAAAACAGGAATGCGTAAAGGAGAGCTCCTTGCAATGAATCTCGCAGATCTGGATCTTGAGAAAATGGAATTCATAGTTCCTGGAAAAGCCAAAAGGACAAACCGTCGGGGATTCCTGGATGCTGAAACTGCCTATGTACTGCATCAATATCTGGAATGGAGAGAACCACGGGCAAGGGTTGACGATGCACTCTGGATATCTCCTGAAGGTTTCCGGATGAGCCGAAACGGACCTTATGACCTGGTCACTTATTACGCACAGCTTATTGGCATACATAATCCAGACGGGCCACTTATCCAGAAGTTCACTCCGCACTGTTTCAGGCATTTCTTTACAACTCACTTGAGACGTGCAGGCATGTCCCGCGAGTTCCGGATGGAGCTCCGGGGAGATGTCACCACAAAAGCCATGGATGACTATGACGACATCGAAACCGAAGAGCTTAGGCAGGCATACCTGCAGTATATTCCAAAGCTCTTGAGAATCGATTCAAAGCAGAGCACATTGATACCATTTGCCCAGGAGGTGAGCTATGTCAATCCAGTTGGAGCTCTCGGAAGATGA